One stretch of Hymenobacter chitinivorans DSM 11115 DNA includes these proteins:
- a CDS encoding M48 family metalloprotease, with product MKPILPLAAALLAVSACSTNPVTGKKEVMLVSKGQELAMGQQSDPAVAAQFGIYPDQKLQNFINEKGKAMGAISHRPELTYNFRVVDSPVINAFAIPGGYVYFTRGIMAHFNNEAQFAGVLGHEIGHVTARHSAKQQTNAIIGQVGLMGAMIASPRLAQFGEQAAQGMQLLFLKFGRDDESQSDELGVQYSSKIGYDASQMADFFQTLQREQEQSGADPIPDFLSTHPNPADRYNRVHQLADQWKQQNGNPKNLKINRDQYLRMIDGIVYGEDPRQGFVENNAFYHPELKFRFPVPAGWKHQNTPQQFQMADPAGKALMMLALAPGASLDEAAQALVKQFSLQPTDSRHTTVGGFPALAFVADQVQQDPQTGQSVAGVRTQVYLIQDGKTIYALLGAAAPADFPAYQPTFSSTMEGFARLTEPDKLNRQPEHVRVKTLKLRSTLSQALKTNGVPEKRLEEMAILNGMQLNEQVNAGSLIKVVGK from the coding sequence ATGAAACCAATCCTACCCCTAGCCGCCGCGCTGCTGGCCGTGTCGGCCTGCTCGACCAACCCCGTAACCGGGAAAAAGGAAGTCATGCTCGTCTCCAAAGGGCAGGAACTGGCCATGGGCCAGCAGTCGGACCCGGCCGTGGCGGCCCAGTTCGGCATCTACCCCGACCAGAAGCTGCAGAACTTCATCAACGAGAAGGGCAAGGCCATGGGCGCCATTTCCCACCGCCCCGAGCTGACCTACAACTTCCGCGTCGTCGATTCGCCGGTCATCAACGCCTTTGCCATTCCTGGCGGCTACGTGTACTTCACCCGTGGCATTATGGCCCATTTCAACAACGAGGCGCAGTTTGCCGGGGTGCTGGGCCACGAAATCGGCCACGTCACGGCCCGGCACTCGGCCAAGCAGCAAACCAACGCCATCATCGGGCAGGTGGGCTTGATGGGGGCCATGATAGCCTCGCCCCGCCTGGCCCAGTTCGGGGAGCAGGCCGCCCAGGGCATGCAGCTGCTCTTCCTCAAATTTGGGCGCGACGACGAAAGTCAGTCCGACGAGCTGGGCGTGCAGTATTCCTCCAAAATCGGGTACGACGCCTCCCAGATGGCCGACTTCTTCCAGACCTTGCAGCGGGAGCAGGAGCAAAGCGGGGCCGACCCGATTCCGGACTTTCTCTCGACCCACCCTAACCCGGCCGACCGTTACAACCGCGTGCACCAGCTGGCCGACCAGTGGAAGCAGCAGAACGGCAACCCCAAGAACCTGAAAATCAACCGGGACCAGTACCTGCGCATGATTGACGGCATCGTGTACGGCGAAGACCCGCGCCAGGGCTTCGTGGAAAACAACGCCTTTTACCACCCCGAGCTCAAGTTCCGCTTCCCCGTGCCCGCCGGCTGGAAGCACCAGAACACGCCCCAGCAGTTTCAGATGGCCGACCCCGCCGGCAAGGCCCTGATGATGCTGGCTCTGGCCCCCGGCGCTTCCCTCGACGAAGCCGCCCAGGCCCTGGTCAAGCAGTTCAGCCTGCAGCCCACCGACTCGCGCCACACGACGGTGGGCGGCTTCCCGGCCCTGGCCTTCGTGGCCGACCAAGTGCAGCAGGACCCCCAAACGGGGCAGTCGGTGGCCGGTGTGCGCACCCAGGTCTACCTGATTCAGGACGGCAAAACCATCTACGCCCTGCTCGGCGCCGCCGCCCCCGCCGACTTCCCGGCCTACCAGCCCACCTTCAGCAGCACCATGGAAGGCTTTGCCCGCCTCACTGAGCCCGACAAGCTAAACCGCCAGCCCGAGCACGTGCGCGTCAAAACCTTGAAGCTGCGCAGCACCCTGAGCCAGGCCCTGAAAACCAACGGCGTGCCCGAAAAGCGCCTGGAGGAAATGGCCATTCTCAACGGCATGCAGCTCAATGAGCAGGTAAATGCGGGGTCGTTGATTAAGGTGGTCGGCAAGTAG
- a CDS encoding LytR/AlgR family response regulator transcription factor, translating to MIRTILIDDETNTRSALRALLEHYCPDVTIIGEAASAEDGLRLLREQTPDLLFLDVEMPLGSGFDLLDTLGSASFDIIFTTAHDRYALRAIKFCALDYLLKPVGVADLREAVAKTQRQKAPVASQLHTLYDNLRERTGLAGKVVLPTMQGFEVVEITRVVRCQADDNYTLFVLEGKERILVSRTLKEYEELFADYGFIRIHQSHLINAAHVKRYIKGSGGYVQLTDESIIEVSRRKKDELMKRFQA from the coding sequence GTGATTCGCACTATTCTCATCGACGACGAAACCAATACCCGGAGTGCCCTGCGCGCCTTGCTGGAGCATTATTGCCCCGACGTCACGATAATTGGGGAGGCAGCCTCGGCGGAGGATGGCTTGCGGTTGTTGCGTGAGCAAACGCCCGACTTGCTGTTTCTGGACGTGGAAATGCCCCTGGGCTCGGGCTTCGATTTGCTCGACACGCTGGGCAGCGCTTCGTTCGACATTATCTTCACCACTGCCCACGACCGGTACGCCCTGCGCGCCATCAAATTCTGCGCCCTCGACTACCTGCTCAAACCCGTGGGCGTGGCCGACCTGCGCGAAGCCGTAGCCAAAACCCAGCGCCAAAAAGCCCCCGTCGCCTCCCAGCTCCACACTCTCTACGACAACCTGCGGGAGCGGACCGGCCTGGCCGGCAAGGTGGTATTGCCCACTATGCAAGGCTTCGAGGTGGTGGAAATAACCCGGGTAGTACGCTGCCAGGCCGACGACAACTACACGCTCTTCGTGCTCGAAGGCAAGGAGCGGATTCTGGTCAGCCGCACGCTCAAGGAATACGAGGAGCTTTTTGCCGATTACGGCTTTATCCGCATCCACCAGTCGCACCTGATCAATGCCGCCCACGTGAAGCGCTACATCAAGGGCAGCGGCGGCTACGTGCAACTCACCGACGAATCCATCATCGAAGTCTCGCGCCGCAAGAAGGACGAGCTGATGAAGCGGTTCCAGGCCTGA
- a CDS encoding DUF2157 domain-containing protein, with translation MTDRILAALRAANLISAEQDAAIATYEREKPFSLYYELRTLLSLGVTLLSTGLGLLIYKNIDTLGHGVLVALIALLSAAGFTYAFRKRQPFTWGMARNSTGADYALLLACLTLLTLVGYLQYQYTFFGTRYGLLVLLPTLVFFYCAYRFDHRGVLSMALTGLAAWVGVSVAPVSAFTSNDYELPHLDAIAIGLGLLLAGVGLASEYLDRKKHFSYTYLLLGSNLALVALLTAMFRGSFEQAGFLPPVLAALLIIVLSGALYWYARHTHSYVFVLLGALYGYIAVTYLFFQLEESGRDMVGLAFVYFPASAVGVVLLLLNLKKIVGSHEQEGV, from the coding sequence ATGACTGATAGAATCCTGGCGGCTTTACGGGCCGCCAACCTGATTTCCGCCGAGCAGGACGCGGCCATTGCCACCTACGAGCGGGAAAAACCCTTTTCGCTGTACTACGAGCTGCGGACCCTGCTTTCGTTGGGCGTCACGCTGCTGAGTACCGGCCTGGGCCTGCTCATTTATAAGAACATCGATACGCTGGGCCACGGCGTGCTAGTAGCCCTGATTGCCCTGCTGTCGGCGGCGGGCTTCACGTATGCGTTCCGCAAGCGGCAGCCCTTCACCTGGGGCATGGCCCGCAACTCCACCGGCGCCGACTATGCCCTGCTGCTGGCCTGCCTCACGCTGCTGACCCTGGTGGGCTACCTGCAGTACCAGTACACCTTTTTCGGGACGCGCTACGGCCTGTTGGTGCTCCTGCCCACGCTGGTGTTCTTCTACTGCGCCTACCGCTTCGACCACCGCGGGGTGCTGTCGATGGCCCTGACCGGGCTGGCGGCCTGGGTGGGCGTGTCGGTGGCCCCGGTGTCGGCTTTCACTTCCAACGACTACGAACTGCCCCACCTTGACGCCATTGCCATCGGGCTGGGCCTGCTGCTGGCCGGCGTGGGGCTGGCCTCGGAGTACCTGGACCGCAAAAAGCACTTCAGCTACACCTACCTGCTGCTGGGCAGCAACCTGGCTTTGGTAGCCCTGCTGACGGCCATGTTTCGGGGCAGCTTTGAGCAGGCGGGGTTTCTGCCGCCCGTGCTGGCCGCCCTGCTCATTATCGTCCTGAGCGGGGCCCTGTACTGGTACGCCCGCCACACCCACTCCTACGTGTTTGTGCTGCTGGGCGCCCTCTACGGCTACATTGCCGTGACCTACCTCTTTTTCCAGCTGGAAGAATCGGGCCGCGACATGGTGGGCCTGGCTTTCGTGTACTTCCCGGCCTCGGCCGTGGGCGTGGTGTTATTGCTGTTGAACCTGAAAAAAATTGTGGGAAGCCATGAGCAAGAAGGCGTATAA
- a CDS encoding leucine-rich repeat domain-containing protein, whose product MAQAAPCGAPAAFTLAEALGRPACVQELNVRNQGLELLPASVAQLGSLRRLYAHENHLRHLPASLTQLDSLRVLFVNKNGLLELPADLGRLHRLQQLQIDQNELRELPPSIGGLDSLHFLLSAWNHFTSLPEQLGQLSQLEYFDSSHNQLLFLPASLPNLRRLRYVYLNDNQLQRLPEQLGQLGLLQELNLANNQLEALPRSLGGCQELKVLIVSGNQLKALPKSMGELQNLEILIANDNQLRALPRSLGKLSKLKTIIVRGNAFTPAARQRAEARLPQAHLYFQ is encoded by the coding sequence TTGGCCCAAGCGGCCCCCTGCGGGGCCCCGGCCGCTTTTACCCTGGCTGAGGCCCTGGGCCGCCCGGCCTGCGTGCAGGAGCTGAATGTGCGCAACCAGGGCCTGGAGCTGCTGCCGGCCAGCGTGGCCCAGCTCGGAAGCCTGCGCCGCCTCTACGCCCACGAAAACCACCTGCGCCACCTGCCGGCCAGTCTCACCCAGCTCGACAGCCTGCGGGTGCTCTTCGTCAATAAGAATGGCCTGCTGGAGCTGCCCGCCGACCTGGGCCGCCTACACCGCCTCCAGCAGCTGCAAATCGACCAGAACGAGCTGCGCGAGCTGCCGCCCAGCATTGGCGGGCTCGATAGTCTGCACTTTCTGCTCTCGGCCTGGAACCACTTCACCTCCCTGCCCGAGCAGCTGGGCCAGCTCAGCCAGCTCGAGTACTTCGACAGCTCCCACAACCAGCTGCTGTTTCTGCCGGCCTCTTTGCCCAACCTGCGCCGCCTGCGCTACGTGTACCTCAACGACAACCAGCTCCAGCGCCTGCCCGAGCAACTAGGGCAGCTCGGCCTTCTGCAGGAGCTCAACCTGGCCAACAACCAGCTCGAAGCCCTGCCCCGCAGCCTCGGCGGCTGCCAGGAGCTCAAGGTGCTCATCGTGTCGGGCAACCAGCTCAAGGCCCTGCCCAAGAGCATGGGCGAGCTGCAAAACCTGGAAATCCTGATTGCCAACGACAACCAGCTCCGGGCCCTGCCCCGCTCGTTGGGTAAGCTTTCCAAGCTCAAAACCATCATTGTGAGAGGCAACGCCTTTACCCCGGCGGCCCGCCAGCGCGCCGAGGCCCGGTTGCCCCAGGCTCACCTTTACTTTCAATGA
- a CDS encoding type IX secretion system plug protein translates to MLRYFLPAALLTTSACVPLGTPITDPNAPRGSQAQRPPEYYADKTLRYEDYTYNPDVRSVQCYVATGQNTEIFQPPVVPISQQQPIVLEFDILGNGSQRLTAKLVHCDLDWKPSVLTDLQFLSEINEFLITDYRTGVNVKVPYYHYRMQVPRVKLSGNYLLVVSGAGGVPVVSRRLLVYENGVEVGIRQGIPVAGQERYTLQQVDFSISYNGLNLVNPSQEVKVMLRQNFRWDNAKTNLRPTFVRDAERRLDYQYFNFENAFPASSEFRYFDMRSVRTMGAGMAELDPTTAPRTVVLSPEASRNGQSYTQFDDINGQRVFESREYGNGATNGDYANVTFRLRADQPAPGPVYVFGALTDWKLQDEFKLTYNVEQKEYAGTALLKQGYYNYYYVVGKPSGAPDDVYFEGSHQETENQYDLLVYYRPPGTRADLLIGYQSIDVNSRRP, encoded by the coding sequence ATGCTCCGTTATTTCCTGCCCGCTGCTCTGCTGACCACCTCTGCCTGCGTGCCGCTGGGCACCCCCATCACCGACCCCAACGCCCCGCGGGGCAGTCAGGCGCAGCGTCCCCCGGAGTATTATGCCGACAAAACCCTGCGCTACGAGGACTACACCTACAACCCCGACGTGCGCTCGGTGCAGTGCTACGTGGCCACGGGCCAGAACACCGAGATATTTCAGCCCCCGGTGGTGCCCATCAGCCAGCAGCAGCCCATTGTGCTGGAGTTTGACATTCTGGGTAACGGCTCCCAGCGCCTCACGGCCAAGCTCGTGCACTGTGACCTGGACTGGAAGCCCTCGGTGCTGACGGACCTGCAGTTTCTGAGCGAAATCAACGAGTTTCTGATTACCGACTACCGCACCGGCGTCAACGTGAAGGTGCCCTACTACCACTACCGCATGCAGGTGCCCCGGGTCAAGCTCAGCGGCAACTACCTGCTGGTGGTGAGCGGCGCGGGTGGGGTGCCGGTGGTGTCGCGCCGCCTGCTGGTGTATGAAAACGGCGTGGAAGTCGGCATCCGGCAGGGTATTCCGGTGGCCGGGCAGGAGCGCTACACCCTGCAGCAAGTTGATTTCTCCATTAGCTACAACGGGCTGAACCTGGTGAATCCGAGCCAGGAGGTGAAGGTGATGCTGCGCCAGAACTTCCGCTGGGACAACGCCAAGACCAACCTGCGGCCCACCTTCGTGCGCGACGCCGAGCGCCGCCTCGACTACCAGTACTTCAACTTCGAAAACGCCTTTCCGGCCAGCAGCGAGTTCCGCTACTTCGACATGCGCTCGGTGCGCACCATGGGCGCGGGCATGGCCGAGCTGGACCCCACCACCGCGCCCCGCACCGTGGTGCTGAGCCCCGAGGCCAGCCGCAACGGGCAGAGCTACACCCAGTTCGACGACATCAACGGGCAGCGCGTGTTTGAAAGCCGGGAGTACGGCAACGGAGCCACCAACGGCGACTACGCCAACGTCACGTTCCGGCTGCGCGCCGACCAGCCCGCGCCCGGCCCGGTCTACGTCTTCGGCGCCCTCACCGACTGGAAGCTCCAGGACGAGTTTAAGCTCACCTACAACGTCGAGCAGAAAGAGTACGCGGGCACGGCCCTGCTCAAACAGGGCTACTATAACTACTACTACGTGGTGGGCAAGCCCAGCGGCGCCCCCGACGACGTGTACTTCGAAGGCAGCCACCAGGAAACCGAAAACCAGTACGACCTGCTCGTCTACTACCGCCCGCCCGGCACCCGCGCCGACCTGCTCATCGGCTACCAAAGCATCGACGTCAACAGCCGCAGGCCTTGA
- a CDS encoding M48 family metalloprotease, with the protein MKSPLLRGLSTGALLLALLPLSGSTTSAPTEKPFRYYLAPLQGPKPDPAVIAQFGLYNNATLQKLIDAKGQQMNKVSDRPGDYGFTIVDSPVINAFATPDGHVYFTRGIMAYFNNEAQFAGVLGHELGHITARHGQKQQTRSTISSILLGVGSVVSPGVVGRLAQPLSQVVGLGLLKYGRDAENEADGLGVKYSTKIGYDAANMADFFQTLQRTEEQSGAGGIPTFLSTHPNSADRYTRVKGLAAQAKQQTGSAKLAVNRDSYLRSIEGLPFGEDPRQGFVEGGVFYHPDLKFRFPVPSGWKTQNSPEQFQMAEPNGKAIIALLPAPGNSLDAAAEALVTQLKLQSAQASRTTINGFPAVAIQADQVGQDQSGQQGVTARTLTYLIQDGQSIFALIGLTSPSAFGTYSGTFSSVAQGFSRLTDANKLNRQAEKVHIRTVKTATTLSAALAANGVPSARREEMAILNGMQLTTKLPAGTLFKVVGK; encoded by the coding sequence ATGAAATCTCCCCTGTTGCGCGGCCTTTCGACCGGCGCCCTGCTGCTGGCCCTGCTGCCCCTGAGCGGCTCTACCACCTCGGCGCCCACCGAAAAGCCCTTTCGCTACTACCTGGCCCCCTTGCAAGGGCCTAAGCCCGACCCGGCCGTTATTGCCCAGTTTGGCCTCTACAACAACGCCACCCTGCAAAAGCTCATCGACGCCAAGGGCCAGCAGATGAACAAGGTGTCGGACCGCCCCGGCGACTACGGCTTCACCATCGTCGACTCGCCGGTTATCAACGCCTTTGCCACCCCCGATGGCCACGTGTACTTCACCCGGGGCATTATGGCCTACTTCAACAACGAGGCGCAGTTTGCCGGGGTGCTGGGCCACGAGCTGGGCCACATCACGGCCCGCCACGGCCAGAAACAGCAGACGCGCAGCACCATCAGCAGCATTCTGCTGGGCGTGGGCTCGGTCGTGTCGCCGGGCGTGGTCGGGCGTTTGGCCCAGCCCTTGTCGCAGGTGGTGGGCCTGGGCCTGCTCAAGTACGGCCGCGACGCCGAGAATGAAGCCGACGGGCTGGGCGTGAAGTACTCGACCAAAATCGGCTACGACGCGGCCAACATGGCCGACTTCTTCCAAACCCTGCAGCGCACCGAGGAGCAAAGCGGGGCCGGCGGCATTCCTACTTTCCTCTCGACCCACCCCAACTCGGCCGACCGCTACACCCGCGTGAAGGGCCTCGCCGCCCAGGCCAAGCAGCAGACGGGCTCGGCCAAGCTGGCCGTCAACCGTGACTCCTACCTGCGCTCCATCGAGGGCCTGCCCTTCGGCGAAGACCCGCGCCAGGGCTTCGTGGAAGGTGGCGTGTTCTACCACCCCGACCTGAAATTCCGCTTCCCGGTGCCCTCGGGCTGGAAAACCCAGAACTCGCCCGAGCAATTCCAGATGGCCGAGCCCAACGGCAAAGCCATTATTGCTCTGCTGCCCGCCCCCGGCAACTCCCTCGATGCCGCCGCCGAAGCCCTGGTAACCCAGCTGAAGCTGCAGTCGGCCCAGGCCAGCCGGACCACCATCAACGGCTTCCCGGCCGTCGCCATCCAGGCCGACCAGGTGGGGCAGGACCAGAGCGGGCAGCAGGGCGTCACGGCCCGCACGCTTACCTACCTCATCCAGGACGGGCAGAGCATCTTCGCCCTCATCGGCCTGACCTCGCCCTCGGCTTTTGGCACGTATTCCGGCACGTTCAGCAGCGTGGCCCAGGGCTTCAGCCGCCTCACCGACGCCAACAAGCTGAACCGCCAGGCCGAGAAAGTCCACATCCGGACCGTGAAAACGGCCACCACGCTCAGCGCCGCCCTGGCCGCCAACGGGGTGCCCTCGGCCCGGCGCGAGGAAATGGCCATTCTCAACGGCATGCAATTGACGACCAAACTGCCTGCGGGCACGCTGTTTAAGGTGGTGGGCAAATAG
- a CDS encoding alkaline phosphatase PhoX — translation MTPTRTLLAAALLTSLAARAQSPCPTLPPDHISRFTSIQPATQSQELRLPATHTFQLLAQSGMPYSSPAEGNLRESFDFTAYVPINGSSTSGYLSINHEGSSSATSGVSVLNLSFNPATRLWNVTAKNPVNFGPVVGTYNNCSGGLTPWNTVVTCEENTPTAPTDSNNDGYLDFGWTVELDPATRTVKDQDGDGAPDKLWRLGRFRHENVVVAPDRRTVYEGADEGSVNSFVYKYVADAPGQLGNGTLYVLKLNGAIGAATTGTWLAVPNTTPAECNNISATALALGATSFSGVEDVDISPLTGQVYFSAKSPGSVYRFTDGGATVSGFEVFVGNSPGITTRSYPINYGSGTVAEAWATGNDNLTFDSQGNLYVLQDGGRNHVWLVRPCHTQAAPAVELFATTPAGSEPTGMTLSPDEKFMFISLQHPAPANTQSTTDAAGQAVVFNKSSTIVISRKGSLGTVLAADHVQPELAQADVFPNPTTGPELTVALTNSRKEAATLQVFNSLGARVLEQTTVLSPGLNSLRVPVGKLRSGHYTLVVKTTTTTTTRPFIKQ, via the coding sequence ATGACCCCGACACGTACTCTGCTTGCGGCCGCGCTGCTGACCAGCCTGGCCGCCCGGGCCCAGAGCCCCTGCCCCACCCTGCCCCCGGACCACATCAGCCGCTTCACTTCCATCCAGCCGGCCACCCAGAGTCAGGAACTGCGCCTGCCGGCCACTCATACCTTCCAGCTGCTGGCCCAGAGCGGAATGCCTTACTCCTCGCCCGCCGAAGGCAACCTGCGGGAGTCCTTCGACTTTACCGCCTACGTGCCCATCAACGGCAGCAGCACCAGCGGCTACCTGTCTATCAACCACGAGGGCTCCTCCTCGGCCACCTCGGGCGTGAGCGTGCTGAATCTGAGCTTCAACCCGGCCACCCGGCTGTGGAACGTCACGGCCAAAAACCCGGTGAACTTCGGCCCGGTGGTGGGCACTTACAACAACTGCTCGGGCGGCCTCACGCCCTGGAATACGGTGGTTACCTGCGAGGAAAACACGCCCACCGCCCCCACCGACAGCAACAATGACGGCTACCTCGACTTTGGGTGGACCGTGGAGCTGGACCCGGCCACCCGCACCGTGAAAGACCAGGACGGCGACGGGGCCCCCGACAAGCTCTGGCGCCTGGGCCGTTTCCGGCACGAAAACGTGGTGGTGGCCCCCGACCGCCGCACCGTGTACGAAGGCGCCGACGAAGGCTCGGTCAACAGCTTCGTATACAAGTACGTGGCCGACGCGCCCGGGCAGCTGGGCAACGGCACCCTCTACGTACTCAAGCTCAACGGGGCCATCGGGGCGGCCACCACCGGCACCTGGCTGGCGGTGCCCAACACTACCCCGGCCGAGTGCAATAATATTTCGGCCACGGCCCTGGCCCTGGGCGCCACCAGCTTCAGCGGCGTGGAAGACGTGGACATTAGCCCCCTTACCGGCCAGGTGTACTTCTCGGCCAAGAGCCCCGGCTCCGTCTACCGCTTCACCGACGGTGGGGCGACGGTCAGCGGCTTTGAGGTCTTTGTAGGCAACTCGCCCGGCATTACCACCCGCAGCTACCCCATCAACTACGGCAGCGGCACGGTAGCCGAAGCCTGGGCCACCGGCAACGATAACCTGACGTTCGACTCCCAGGGCAACCTCTACGTGCTGCAGGACGGCGGCCGCAACCACGTGTGGCTGGTGCGCCCCTGCCACACCCAGGCCGCTCCCGCCGTGGAGCTGTTTGCCACGACGCCCGCCGGCAGTGAACCCACGGGCATGACGTTGTCGCCGGACGAGAAGTTTATGTTCATCTCCCTTCAACACCCGGCCCCCGCCAACACCCAGTCTACGACGGATGCCGCCGGGCAAGCTGTGGTGTTCAACAAGTCGTCGACCATCGTTATCAGCCGTAAAGGCTCATTGGGTACAGTGCTGGCCGCCGACCATGTTCAACCCGAGCTAGCCCAGGCCGACGTGTTTCCCAACCCCACCACCGGCCCCGAGCTGACCGTGGCGCTGACCAACAGCCGTAAGGAAGCCGCCACGCTGCAGGTCTTCAACAGCCTCGGCGCCCGGGTGCTGGAGCAGACGACCGTGCTCAGCCCGGGCCTCAACAGCCTGCGCGTGCCGGTGGGGAAGTTGCGTAGCGGCCACTACACGCTGGTGGTAAAAACCACCACTACCACCACCACCCGGCCCTTTATCAAGCAATAG
- a CDS encoding histidine kinase, with protein MLPRRLRHLLFYASLSFVLFFAPAALAQQHVLLIDQQGRVWEAAAPGLRLTEPTGTTRFTTRNGLSNDTITALAQDAAGQVWVGTREGLLVYEGAGFREVTYQEGLPSKQITALYQAADGPLWIGTRAGAVRSENRRLTPVAELRGLDVQFIGEDARSWVFVTRQGIRRLPKEPPFSWQWLGWAAAGALLLGGVLWTRRRRHRGQHVQLRLAQTEQQALLAQMNPHFVFNSLQSIQKYILRHESEAAQHYLARFGGLMRLILEQSRQPQLPVRTELNLLRTYLELEALRFEQQFTYAVQADEHLLDEEIPAMLLHPFVENAVWHGLAHHTGQGHVAVRISGEGEYLVAVVEDNGVGRQRAAGQSGTHAGFPSRGMAIVQERVALLSRQSRLPISIEIVDLAQPGSTAQGTRVVVRIPRQHS; from the coding sequence ATGCTTCCGCGCCGGCTCCGACACCTGCTGTTTTACGCTTCTCTAAGCTTTGTACTGTTCTTCGCCCCGGCCGCCCTGGCGCAGCAGCACGTCCTCCTAATTGACCAACAGGGCCGCGTATGGGAAGCCGCCGCGCCCGGTTTGCGGCTAACTGAGCCGACAGGCACTACCCGGTTTACTACCCGCAACGGCCTAAGCAACGACACCATCACTGCTCTGGCCCAGGACGCGGCCGGGCAGGTCTGGGTTGGTACGCGGGAAGGGCTGCTGGTGTACGAAGGGGCCGGGTTTCGGGAAGTCACCTATCAGGAAGGCCTGCCTAGCAAGCAAATAACCGCTCTGTATCAAGCCGCTGATGGCCCGCTCTGGATTGGCACCCGAGCCGGCGCGGTGCGCTCCGAAAACCGCCGCCTGACACCCGTAGCCGAATTGCGCGGCCTCGACGTGCAGTTTATCGGCGAGGACGCGCGCAGCTGGGTGTTCGTGACCCGGCAGGGCATCCGGCGCCTGCCCAAGGAGCCGCCTTTCAGCTGGCAGTGGCTGGGCTGGGCCGCGGCCGGGGCCCTGCTGCTGGGTGGCGTGCTCTGGACGCGCCGCCGCAGGCATCGGGGGCAGCACGTGCAGCTGCGCCTGGCCCAAACCGAGCAGCAGGCCCTGCTGGCCCAGATGAACCCGCACTTCGTCTTCAATTCCCTGCAGTCCATTCAGAAGTACATCCTGCGCCACGAGTCGGAAGCGGCCCAGCACTACCTGGCCCGCTTCGGCGGCCTGATGCGCCTGATTCTGGAACAGTCGCGCCAGCCCCAGCTACCCGTGCGCACCGAGTTGAACCTGCTGCGCACCTACCTGGAACTGGAGGCCCTGCGCTTCGAGCAGCAGTTTACCTACGCCGTGCAGGCCGACGAGCATCTGCTGGACGAGGAAATTCCGGCCATGCTGCTGCACCCCTTCGTGGAAAACGCGGTGTGGCACGGCTTGGCCCACCATACCGGGCAGGGCCACGTGGCAGTGCGGATCAGCGGGGAAGGGGAGTACCTGGTGGCCGTGGTGGAGGATAACGGCGTCGGGCGGCAGCGGGCCGCCGGCCAGAGTGGTACCCACGCCGGCTTTCCATCCCGGGGCATGGCCATCGTGCAGGAGCGTGTGGCCTTGCTCAGCCGCCAGTCCCGCCTGCCCATTTCCATCGAAATCGTTGACCTGGCCCAGCCCGGCAGCACTGCCCAGGGTACCCGCGTGGTGGTGCGCATCCCGCGGCAGCATTCTTGA